The sequence CAAGTTATTCAAGCTTATGAGCAGAGCCGATTAACGGAATTACATGTAAAAAAACGGGCAACATGTAAAAAAAGGGGAACCTCTGCTCACCCTTGACGCTCTAGGTGTTAGTCAGGATATCATCGGTATTTCTCATCAAATTGAGTATCATACGATTGAAAAATTGCTTTACCAATCGCTACTGGAAAACAAAATTCCCCATCAACAACTCAGCTTTCATCAATTAACAAAACGCCAACAAGAAAAAATTAGCAAAAACTATCACCATGAAAAAGCCCAGTTTGATGCGCAAGTTGCTAGCTTAACCTTTGAAATTGAAGTTAACCATACGTCGCAAAAAGCAAAAACCAATGATCTCAATGTGCTCTTTTTACTACAAAAGAATATCAAGCAGCGTTTAGAAGCCCGTAAAACATTAAGTCAAAAACAGATGATTAGTAAATCAGAATATTTAGAGCAGGAAAAAGAGTTATTAGAAATTAAACGTTTAATTGCCCAACAAAGCTCTGAACTAAATATTTTAAATTCGCAAGAAAAAAACCTAAAAGAACGGCTTAATGCTTTCCAATCACAAAAACAGCATGAATGGAATGATAAAAAAAAACAATCAGAGATCCAGCTCTCAATGCTAGAACAAGAATACGCAAAATTTGATGAGCGCGAACAGTTAGAAATTGTACGCTCACCGGTTACTGGCACCGTGCAACAATTAGCCACTTATACCTTAGGGGCAGTATTACAACCGGCACAAAATTTGATGGTCATTGTACCCGATAACGATGTACAACTTGCCGAAGTTAAGATCTTAAATAAAGATATTGGCTTTATTCGCCCTGGGCAAAAAGTTGCTGTCAAAGTCGACGCCTTTCCTTACACACGTTATGGCACTATTGAGGGAGAAGTATTATCAATTTCACGTAATTCGGCTCAAGATGAACAACTAGGTCTTATCTTTCCAGCGCAAATCAGTCTGAAACAAAATAATCTAATGGTTGATGGTCATGCAATTGATATCACCCCAGGTATGTCTATTGTGGCAGAAATCAAAACCGATAAACGGCGTGTGATAGATTATCTATTAAGCCCAATTCGTGAATACCTGTCTGAATCCATGCGGGAGAAATAAGCAATGGAAACTTTTTCTACCGTAGCAATAGCTAACAACACCACTAACCAAGCCTTAGATGCCATAACTTGGCTTGGTAAACAACTTAGTAAATCCATTACAATTAAACAATTAACTCACTCCTTAGGATTAGAATCTCAACATCTAACCGACTGGCAATTACGAGAGTGTGCGGATTTTATGCAATTAAAAAGTAAAGTAAACTTTCTTACACCTACTGAGCTGGAGCATATCCCGTTACCCGCATTAATTGAAATAGAAGGAATATGGTGGGTATTTACCCATATAACGCACCAAATCATTGAAGTAATAAATCCGTGTTCAGAGAAAACATTAACTTTTCCTCATCATAATAATCCAAATAATCCAATCAAATTTAAAGTATTGCTGGTTGCAGAAAAAAAATTAACTACCAAAAAAATCAAGTTTGGATTAGATTGGTTTTCCCCATCGGTTCTTAGACAAAATAAACAACTAAGAGATATTTTTATACTCGCCAGTGTAGTGCAAATATTTGCCCTTATTCATCCAATCCTTTTTCAACATCTCATTGATAAAGTCTTGGTAGGTCGTAGCCTAAATAGCTTACATGTTTTGGCATTTGCTATGGTTTCATTAGCCATAGCCGAACCTATTTATAGCTTTATTCGTAATAAAATTTTTAATCATACCTCTGGCCAAATTAATGCTGAATTATCTGGCCGCTTATATCGTCATTTATTAGGACTACCACTCGATTATTTTAGACAGCGACAAACAGGACAAATTATTGCCCGAGTTCGTGAAATGGCGCAAATTCGGCAATTCCTCACTGGCTCAACTTTAATGTTGTTTATCGATCTGTTTTTTGTCACCTTATTCATTGCTGTGTTGTTCAATTACAGTGCACTGCTCGCTGGTATCGTCGTTGGTTCATTAATAATCTATTTTATCTTTTGGTTATTAATTGGTCCCATTATCCGAAAACGGGTAGAAAAAGAGTATGAAGCTCAAGCCGATAATACGACTTTTCTTACTGAATCAATAACTGGCATTGAAACCATTAAAACAACTGCCACAGAGAATAGGTTTTTACAACGCTGGCAGAAAATTTTAAGTCACCAATTACAAAAGAGCTTCCAGGTGCAAAAAAGCGGTGTGATAGCCAGTCAAATCATTACCCTGGTTAATAAAATAACTACCGCTATTTTATTATGGTTTGGTGTTAAAGCCGTCATGCAAGGCCAACTCAGTCCAGGAGAATTAATTGCTTTTAATATGCTTAGTGCCCATGTTACCCAACCGATTCTTCGGCTGGCGCAGGTATGGCAAGATTTCCAACATACCCTTATCGCCCTTAAACGTGTTGGTGATATTCTTGATGAACCTACCGAATTTGGCCAAAAAGGGTTAACTAATACCGCATCTATTGAGGGTAATATTGAATTTAATCATATCAGATTTCGTTATGCTAACGACATGCCAGAAGTATTGCAGAATCTATCCTTGTCAATTAAAGCCGGACAATTTATTGGTATCACGGGCCCTTCAGGATCAGGAAAAAGTACCTTAACGAAACTATTACAACGACTTTATATTCCCCAGCAGGGTCAAATTACGATTGATGGTATGGATCTGGCTGTCGCCGATCCCATGGCTTTACGTCTTAATATGAGCGTAGTACTGCAAGAAAGTGTTTTGTTTGCTGGCTCCATAGCAGACAATATCCGCTTAAGCCAGCCGGCAGCTTCTGACGAAGCCGTGACCCAGGCCGCGCAAATGGCAGGCGCACTGGATTTTATTCAACAACTTCCGCACGGTTTCAATAGCCAGTTAGCAGAAAGGGGGATGAATTTATCAGGTGGCCAACGGCAACGTATAGCGCTTGCCCGTGCCCTGTTAACACAACCACGCATTTTAATTCTTGATGAGGCCACTTCTGCGCTAGATTATGACTCAGAAGCCGCTATCATGAAAAATATGCATTATCTGTCTGCTGGTCGAACCGTAATTAGTATTGCCCATCGGCTTAATACCATCCGTTATGCTGACAAAATTTGTGTGATAAATGAAGGACAAGTCGTTGAATGCGATAGCCATGATAATCTACTTAGGTTAAATGGGTTTTATGCTCAACTCTGGTATCAGCAAATAGGATCAAAGGCAAAAATAAACGCTTAAACATGACATGAGTCGCCAGTAAGCTCACATGTATCTGTTTTACTGGCTATGTCTAATTTAACTTGCTCACTAATAGATTGCTTTATCAATAGGATATATTTTATCTGATAGTAGCGATAGTTATCATGCTAGGGTATGATTGTTTTAAGTAACTAGCAAATTTCCATCAACATTTAAATTATGGCAAAAGAGCAGACTGATCGCACAACCCGGGATCTATTCGCCGATGAACTTAGACCAGGGCGTCCGAAAACCAATCCCTTATCTCGACATGAACAATTAAAAATCAATAAACGAAATCAATTAAAACGTGATAAGAGCAAAGGCTTACGTCGTGTCGAATTAAAAATCAATGAGCGTGCTGTTGCAACATTAAATATGCTAGCGCAAGAACAGAAAATAAGCCGTAGTGAACTAATAGAACAAATATTACTGACACAATTAGCAAAGAAAAAGCAATGAATTGCAGTTTTATTGGTTTATTTTGTCTAAAACACACAAAATTGACAGAATTATGCAGTTATTTTCGTCAAAATAATGGTCATTTAATTATTTATTAATCAACTGTTATTATCTTTCCTATTACTACTATTAGTAACAATAAGATAACTAAACAACGCAAATTAAAATTAAGAGGTTTATTTACTTTATGGCAATCATAGGTATCTTCTTCGGCAGTGATACTGGCAATACAGAAAATATTGCCAAAATGATCCAAGAAAAGCTTGGCGGCACTGATATTGCTGAAATTCATGATATTGCTAAAAGCAGTAAAGAGGATATTGAAGCATTTGATATTTTACTATTCGGTATTCCTACCTGGTATTATGGTGAAGCACAGTGTGACTGGGACGATTTCTTTCCGACATTGGAAGAAATTGATTTTGACGGTAAGCTGGTCGCTATTTTTGGTTGTGGCGATCAAGAAGATTATGCCGAATATTTTTGTGATGCTATGGGTACCGTAAAAGAGATTATTGAACCTAAAGGGGCTAGCATTATTGGCCACTGGCCAACTGAAGGTTACCACTTTGAAGCATCAAAAGGACTTGCTGATGACAATAACTTTATTGGTCTTGCCATTGATGAAGACCGGCAACCGGAACTAACCGATCAACGCGTGGAGTGTTGGGTAAATCAAATAATCGACGAGCTTGAATTGCAAGCCATCATTGATAGATAAATGTCATTTTTTTGTACATGATAATTCCTGCAAATTGTGTAATGATATTAAGACATATATAATTGTAAAATTAGTTTGAAAGAAACAGTATGCTACTGTTAACAATGTTTTGATATTATTGAATTCACTACTAATGCAACAAGGTAGGATCCGCATGACCGACAACAATAAAGCATTGAAGAATGCAGGGCTTAAAGTAACGCTTCCACGTTTGAAAATTTTAGAGGTATTACAAGAGCCAGAGTGCCATCACGTCAGTGCGGAAGATCTCTATAAAAAACTCATTGATATGGGGGAAGAGATTGGCCTCGCAACGGTTTATCGTGTTCTAAACCAATTTGATGAAGCGGGTATTGTTACTCGCCATAACTTTGAAGGCGGTAAATCAGTTTTTGAACTGACACAACAATATCACCACGATCACTTAATTTGTTTAGATTGTGGTAAAGTTATTGAATTTAGTGATGAATCGATTGAAACAAGACAAAAAAACATCGCCGAACGTCATGGTATTAAACTCTCTAATCACAGTCTCTATCTCTATGGACATTGCTCAAAAAAAGACCATTGTGATGAAAACGACTTGGGGCACCCTGCCCGCAATAGTAAAGAAGAAAAATAACCCTGCCTATCACTGTTTTTGTTATTAATCAGATAAAACAACGAAGCCCGCAGGTGCTAGCAACACCTACGAGCCTCTGACCACAACATTAACAGGAGTAATGCTATGGCTAGTAGCAATAGTATTATAAACACATATCTAAAGCGCAATACTTTCCTTCACTATCATACCCATAAGATAGGCTCGAAAAGCTAGTTATTACGCTTGATTTTCATATTGGTGAGAGAAAAAGTGCAAGCCCACGCGATATTGACCACGTTTCCATTATTACTTATCTGTCGTCAATCATTGGGGGTGCACAATGCTGTCTGATAGCAATATTCTTTTTTCCGAATTAGCTAATGTGCTTCGCAAGCTAGATATCTCACATTTGAGTACCGATGATATCCTACAGTTAGCAAATAGCAGCAAAGAGTGTTGCGCTGGATTATGCCATAATTTACATTTTCTGGCGAAAACCTTGCTTTCTTTGGCAGATAATAAAGTATCAAAGTTCTCTATGGCTAGCCTATGTCAATTAGGTCATGGATTGTCAGCTATTGCTATTTTGCTACCTGCTTTAATTCAACTACAAAAATCTGTTG is a genomic window of Arsenophonus apicola containing:
- the fur gene encoding ferric iron uptake transcriptional regulator — its product is MTDNNKALKNAGLKVTLPRLKILEVLQEPECHHVSAEDLYKKLIDMGEEIGLATVYRVLNQFDEAGIVTRHNFEGGKSVFELTQQYHHDHLICLDCGKVIEFSDESIETRQKNIAERHGIKLSNHSLYLYGHCSKKDHCDENDLGHPARNSKEEK
- the ybfE gene encoding LexA regulated protein; translation: MAKEQTDRTTRDLFADELRPGRPKTNPLSRHEQLKINKRNQLKRDKSKGLRRVELKINERAVATLNMLAQEQKISRSELIEQILLTQLAKKKQ
- the fldA gene encoding flavodoxin FldA, which encodes MAIIGIFFGSDTGNTENIAKMIQEKLGGTDIAEIHDIAKSSKEDIEAFDILLFGIPTWYYGEAQCDWDDFFPTLEEIDFDGKLVAIFGCGDQEDYAEYFCDAMGTVKEIIEPKGASIIGHWPTEGYHFEASKGLADDNNFIGLAIDEDRQPELTDQRVECWVNQIIDELELQAIIDR
- a CDS encoding HlyD family type I secretion periplasmic adaptor subunit encodes the protein MLTLDALGVSQDIIGISHQIEYHTIEKLLYQSLLENKIPHQQLSFHQLTKRQQEKISKNYHHEKAQFDAQVASLTFEIEVNHTSQKAKTNDLNVLFLLQKNIKQRLEARKTLSQKQMISKSEYLEQEKELLEIKRLIAQQSSELNILNSQEKNLKERLNAFQSQKQHEWNDKKKQSEIQLSMLEQEYAKFDEREQLEIVRSPVTGTVQQLATYTLGAVLQPAQNLMVIVPDNDVQLAEVKILNKDIGFIRPGQKVAVKVDAFPYTRYGTIEGEVLSISRNSAQDEQLGLIFPAQISLKQNNLMVDGHAIDITPGMSIVAEIKTDKRRVIDYLLSPIREYLSESMREK
- a CDS encoding type I secretion system permease/ATPase; translated protein: METFSTVAIANNTTNQALDAITWLGKQLSKSITIKQLTHSLGLESQHLTDWQLRECADFMQLKSKVNFLTPTELEHIPLPALIEIEGIWWVFTHITHQIIEVINPCSEKTLTFPHHNNPNNPIKFKVLLVAEKKLTTKKIKFGLDWFSPSVLRQNKQLRDIFILASVVQIFALIHPILFQHLIDKVLVGRSLNSLHVLAFAMVSLAIAEPIYSFIRNKIFNHTSGQINAELSGRLYRHLLGLPLDYFRQRQTGQIIARVREMAQIRQFLTGSTLMLFIDLFFVTLFIAVLFNYSALLAGIVVGSLIIYFIFWLLIGPIIRKRVEKEYEAQADNTTFLTESITGIETIKTTATENRFLQRWQKILSHQLQKSFQVQKSGVIASQIITLVNKITTAILLWFGVKAVMQGQLSPGELIAFNMLSAHVTQPILRLAQVWQDFQHTLIALKRVGDILDEPTEFGQKGLTNTASIEGNIEFNHIRFRYANDMPEVLQNLSLSIKAGQFIGITGPSGSGKSTLTKLLQRLYIPQQGQITIDGMDLAVADPMALRLNMSVVLQESVLFAGSIADNIRLSQPAASDEAVTQAAQMAGALDFIQQLPHGFNSQLAERGMNLSGGQRQRIALARALLTQPRILILDEATSALDYDSEAAIMKNMHYLSAGRTVISIAHRLNTIRYADKICVINEGQVVECDSHDNLLRLNGFYAQLWYQQIGSKAKINA